One segment of Synechococcus sp. A15-24 DNA contains the following:
- the murG gene encoding undecaprenyldiphospho-muramoylpentapeptide beta-N-acetylglucosaminyltransferase, which yields MTRLLIAASGTGGHLFPALAVAEALSERWQVRWLGVPDRLETQLVPGRFKLITVNAGGLQGSKLSKLFQLLRLLAAGVRVARLIRRERIQLVFSTGGYIAAPAILAARFCGVPAVLHEANAIPGRVTRLLGRFCRAVAVGLPVAADRIPGIRPLMTGMPVRADFLQSQPLPEWVPEGRGPLLVVIGGSQGAVGLNRMVRAVLPPLLEQGCRVVHLTGRNDTEVGQVQHPLLVEQPFSDEIPGLLQHADLAVSRAGAGSLSELTVCGTPAILVPFPQAADQHQEANAACAAEQGGAVIVHQHESEAAVLQQTIQRLLGHRLGDPNADPSLLLTMRDGMERLAIRDADQRLVDLLKSLLD from the coding sequence ATGACCCGGCTTCTGATCGCCGCCAGCGGCACCGGTGGACACCTGTTCCCTGCCTTGGCAGTAGCGGAAGCACTTTCCGAGCGTTGGCAGGTGCGTTGGCTGGGAGTCCCGGACCGCCTCGAAACGCAGCTGGTGCCAGGCCGCTTCAAGTTGATCACCGTGAATGCAGGGGGCTTGCAAGGCAGCAAGCTGAGCAAGCTGTTTCAACTGCTGCGACTGCTGGCTGCAGGGGTCCGCGTGGCCCGTCTGATCCGCAGGGAACGCATCCAACTGGTGTTCAGCACCGGCGGCTACATCGCTGCTCCGGCCATCCTGGCGGCCCGATTCTGCGGAGTGCCAGCTGTGCTGCACGAAGCCAATGCCATCCCCGGTCGGGTGACCCGGTTGCTGGGTCGTTTCTGCCGGGCTGTGGCTGTGGGCCTGCCTGTCGCCGCCGACCGGATTCCTGGCATTCGCCCCTTGATGACGGGCATGCCGGTAAGGGCTGATTTTCTGCAGAGCCAACCTTTGCCTGAATGGGTGCCTGAGGGTAGGGGTCCTCTGCTGGTGGTGATCGGTGGCAGCCAAGGGGCCGTGGGACTGAACCGCATGGTGCGAGCTGTGTTGCCGCCATTGCTCGAGCAAGGCTGCCGTGTGGTGCACCTCACCGGCCGCAACGACACCGAGGTAGGCCAGGTGCAACACCCGTTGCTGGTGGAGCAGCCCTTCAGCGACGAGATCCCTGGCCTACTGCAACATGCCGACCTGGCGGTGAGCCGTGCCGGCGCCGGCAGCCTGAGTGAACTGACGGTGTGCGGGACCCCCGCAATCCTTGTGCCTTTCCCCCAGGCGGCGGATCAACACCAGGAGGCCAACGCCGCCTGTGCCGCAGAGCAGGGCGGGGCTGTGATCGTCCATCAGCACGAATCGGAGGCAGCGGTGCTGCAGCAAACGATTCAACGTCTGCTTGGACATCGGCTGGGGGATCCCAACGCTGACCCTTCGCTGCTGCTCACCATGCGCGATGGAATGGAGCGGCTGGCCATCCGAGATGCCGATCAGCGCTTGGTGGATCTGCTGAAGAGCCTGCTGGATTGA
- a CDS encoding universal stress protein, with amino-acid sequence MFETLLLPMDANPQALDTAVMALELVQGNDRRLVLLELLNSAPNPSLLERIKARIDQSGVPCQRLERGGEPVTVILDVADELNVDVIVMGIGGVSLNSDDGSTAARVIELAPCPVLVVP; translated from the coding sequence ATGTTTGAGACCCTCCTCTTGCCCATGGACGCCAACCCCCAGGCTCTGGACACCGCGGTCATGGCCCTAGAACTCGTCCAGGGCAACGACCGCCGCCTGGTGCTGCTCGAGCTGCTGAATTCGGCTCCTAATCCATCGCTTCTGGAGCGGATCAAGGCGCGGATTGATCAGTCCGGTGTGCCCTGCCAGCGGCTGGAGCGCGGCGGTGAGCCCGTGACCGTGATCCTGGACGTGGCAGACGAGTTGAATGTGGATGTGATCGTGATGGGAATCGGCGGCGTGAGCCTTAACTCCGATGACGGCAGCACGGCAGCCCGCGTGATCGAGTTGGCTCCCTGTCCCGTCCTGGTGGTGCCATGA
- a CDS encoding NAD(P)-dependent oxidoreductase: protein MTRCDLNLGFIGLGAIGRPMAANLSQAGFQLNVHTRSRSAETAPELAEARSCASPAEAAEAVDALLICVSDDQAVETVLFGSDCAASTLQPDSVVVDCSTIAPATAMACAKRLAEKGIHYLDAPVTGGTEGAKAGTLTLLVGGDSTALACVRPVLEVIGSTIHHFGPVGRGQQVKAVNQVLVAGSYAGVAEAMALGKRLDLPMDQVVEALKSGAAGSWALNHRSAGMLAGLYPLGFRLALHHKDLGIALEAADSVQLELPISRMVRQLEADLMQQGHGDEDVSALHRHFATKP, encoded by the coding sequence ATGACCAGATGTGACCTGAACCTCGGCTTCATCGGTCTGGGCGCGATCGGACGGCCGATGGCGGCCAACCTCAGCCAAGCCGGCTTCCAGCTCAATGTGCACACCCGTAGCCGGAGCGCTGAAACGGCTCCTGAGCTTGCGGAAGCACGCTCTTGCGCCAGCCCGGCCGAAGCAGCCGAAGCCGTCGACGCTCTGCTGATCTGCGTCAGCGATGACCAAGCCGTGGAAACCGTGCTGTTCGGATCCGACTGCGCGGCCTCGACCCTCCAACCCGACTCGGTGGTAGTGGACTGCTCCACCATCGCTCCTGCAACAGCCATGGCCTGCGCCAAGCGCCTGGCCGAGAAGGGGATCCACTACCTCGATGCACCGGTAACCGGCGGCACTGAAGGAGCCAAAGCCGGAACGCTGACGCTGTTGGTGGGAGGTGATTCAACAGCGCTGGCCTGCGTGCGACCCGTGCTGGAGGTGATCGGCAGCACGATTCACCACTTCGGGCCTGTGGGTCGCGGTCAACAGGTGAAAGCGGTGAATCAGGTGCTGGTGGCTGGCAGCTACGCCGGCGTGGCGGAAGCGATGGCGCTGGGGAAGCGGCTCGACCTTCCTATGGATCAGGTGGTGGAGGCGTTGAAGAGCGGAGCTGCTGGCTCCTGGGCCCTCAACCACCGCTCGGCGGGGATGCTGGCGGGGCTCTACCCGCTGGGTTTCCGCCTGGCCCTGCACCATAAGGACCTAGGAATCGCCCTGGAGGCAGCGGACAGCGTGCAGCTGGAGCTGCCGATCAGCCGCATGGTGCGACAGCTGGAGGCTGACCTGATGCAGCAAGGGCATGGCGATGAGGACGTCTCAGCGCTGCATCGACATTTTGCCACGAAACCGTGA
- a CDS encoding ABC transporter ATP-binding protein: protein MVCSARPPVFSMSRPVLELEQLRLRYPGSDRWTLNGLDLSLTSGETMALVGASGCGKSTVARAVMQLLPPGTQCEGTLRLTGIDPRPLDRPSLRRLRGQAAGLVFQDPMTRLNPLMTVGSHLLDTLKAHRPDSSDSWRQLRRDELLERVGIGARRRRAFPHELSGGMRQRLAIALAIALEPPLLIADEPTTSLDVAVAGQVMAELSGLCAEMGSALLLISHDLAMAARWCERMAMLDGGRKVEDGPSQQLLTQPRSEVGKRLVASARAREGGQTPSRPDADTVLSVDEMRCWHTVGGTPWSPVWLKAVDGISLTLCAGESLGVVGASGCGKSTLCRALMGLNSIRGGRVDLLGQNLLSLKGEPLRQARRALQMVFQDPLACLNPALSVADAIADPLLIHGLCSKASARQRARELMERVGLNPAEQFQDRLPRQLSGGQQQRVAIARALALQPKVLICDESVSMLDAEVQAEVLALLRELQQELGLAMIFVTHDLSVASGFCHRVIVLDKGRIVEEGPGERIFRAPQAVISRTLVDACPRLP from the coding sequence ATGGTATGCAGTGCTCGCCCCCCCGTCTTCTCCATGTCACGGCCTGTTCTGGAGCTCGAACAGCTGCGACTGCGCTACCCGGGCAGTGATCGCTGGACCCTCAATGGTCTGGACCTGAGCCTGACGTCCGGAGAGACCATGGCCCTGGTGGGTGCCTCAGGCTGCGGCAAAAGCACAGTGGCCCGTGCCGTGATGCAGCTGTTGCCCCCTGGCACCCAATGCGAAGGGACGCTGCGATTGACGGGCATCGATCCGCGACCACTGGATCGTCCCTCCCTGCGTCGGCTGCGCGGACAGGCCGCTGGCCTCGTGTTTCAGGACCCGATGACCCGGCTGAATCCGTTGATGACCGTCGGCAGTCATCTGCTGGACACCCTGAAAGCCCATCGGCCGGACAGCAGCGACAGCTGGCGGCAGCTACGGCGCGATGAGCTGCTGGAGAGAGTGGGCATTGGCGCCCGGCGTCGACGCGCCTTTCCCCACGAGCTGAGCGGTGGCATGCGCCAGCGTCTGGCCATCGCCCTCGCCATCGCCCTGGAGCCGCCTCTGCTCATCGCCGATGAGCCCACCACCAGCCTTGATGTCGCCGTGGCTGGGCAGGTGATGGCCGAACTGAGCGGTCTCTGCGCAGAAATGGGCAGTGCCCTGCTGTTGATCAGCCACGATCTCGCCATGGCAGCGCGCTGGTGCGAGCGCATGGCGATGCTCGATGGTGGCCGGAAGGTGGAGGACGGCCCCAGCCAACAGCTGCTGACCCAGCCTCGTTCCGAGGTGGGCAAACGGTTGGTGGCCTCAGCCCGGGCCCGGGAAGGGGGGCAGACGCCCTCCAGGCCCGATGCCGACACCGTGCTGAGCGTGGACGAGATGCGCTGCTGGCACACTGTTGGCGGCACTCCCTGGTCCCCCGTCTGGCTCAAAGCGGTGGATGGCATCAGCCTTACGCTGTGCGCCGGGGAAAGTCTTGGGGTCGTTGGAGCCTCAGGCTGTGGCAAGAGCACCCTTTGCAGGGCGTTGATGGGGCTCAACAGCATCCGCGGTGGCCGCGTGGACCTGTTGGGGCAGAACCTGCTCAGCCTGAAGGGTGAACCCCTGCGACAGGCACGCCGAGCCCTGCAGATGGTGTTTCAGGACCCTCTGGCCTGCCTCAATCCGGCCCTCAGCGTGGCGGATGCCATTGCCGATCCTTTGCTGATCCATGGCCTGTGCAGCAAAGCTTCCGCCCGCCAGAGGGCCAGGGAATTGATGGAGCGGGTTGGCCTTAATCCGGCTGAGCAGTTTCAGGATCGTCTTCCCCGCCAGCTCTCCGGCGGCCAACAGCAGCGAGTGGCCATCGCCAGAGCCCTGGCCCTGCAGCCGAAGGTGCTGATCTGCGATGAAAGCGTCAGCATGCTCGATGCCGAGGTTCAGGCCGAGGTGCTCGCGCTGCTGAGGGAACTGCAGCAGGAGCTGGGGCTGGCGATGATCTTCGTCACCCACGATCTTTCGGTGGCCAGCGGCTTCTGCCACCGCGTGATCGTGCTGGACAAGGGCCGGATCGTGGAGGAAGGACCAGGCGAGCGAATCTTCCGAGCCCCTCAGGCTGTGATCAGCCGCACGCTGGTGGATGCTTGTCCACGGCTGCCATGA
- a CDS encoding ribonuclease H, giving the protein MAEGRGRVVAAATDGACSGNPGPGGWGALLRFEDGSVEEFGGHDPATTNNRMELQAALELLQRLKQLPRHPDLTIRTDSKYLIDGLGSWMKGWKRKGWKTAAGKPVLNQDLWKALDAARLDDVPLAYVKGHSGDPDNDRVDRIAVAFSQGCSLDLGQPAVESDVAAVDVDADPAPQQLVQSLSRLELADRLADGGFSLSLVELAQLVEVPLKQLEQRQESWIWRDWQVHPADEGRWTLHRREAGSEQS; this is encoded by the coding sequence ATGGCTGAAGGACGGGGTCGAGTGGTGGCAGCTGCCACCGACGGAGCCTGCAGCGGCAACCCGGGTCCAGGCGGTTGGGGCGCTTTGCTGCGCTTTGAAGATGGCAGTGTCGAGGAATTCGGCGGCCATGATCCGGCAACGACCAACAACCGCATGGAACTGCAGGCGGCGCTGGAGTTGCTGCAGCGGCTGAAACAACTGCCACGCCATCCCGATCTGACGATTCGCACCGACAGCAAGTACCTGATCGATGGGCTCGGATCCTGGATGAAGGGATGGAAGCGCAAGGGCTGGAAGACAGCAGCCGGCAAGCCCGTTCTCAACCAGGACCTCTGGAAAGCCCTGGATGCAGCTCGGCTGGATGATGTGCCGCTGGCCTACGTGAAAGGCCACAGCGGTGATCCGGACAACGACCGGGTCGATCGGATCGCAGTTGCTTTTTCCCAGGGGTGTTCGTTGGATCTCGGCCAGCCAGCCGTTGAGAGCGACGTTGCGGCAGTCGATGTCGATGCTGATCCGGCACCACAACAGCTGGTGCAGTCGTTGAGCCGCTTGGAGCTGGCGGACCGGTTGGCGGATGGAGGGTTCAGTCTCAGCCTGGTGGAGCTGGCGCAGCTGGTGGAAGTCCCGCTCAAGCAGCTGGAGCAGCGTCAGGAGTCCTGGATCTGGCGGGACTGGCAGGTGCACCCCGCGGACGAGGGTCGCTGGACTCTGCATCGTCGCGAGGCAGGATCAGAACAGTCCTGA
- a CDS encoding RluA family pseudouridine synthase, translating into MSPTWKRLPLPEETFSASFGEGEGELLTLVYPKPLPMRLDRWLVSQRTEQSRARIQKFIDAGYVRVNGKTGKAKTPLRQGDEVQLWMPPPEPLPYLKPEPMALDVLFEDEHLIVINKPAGLTVHPAPGNKDGTLVNGLLHHCPDLPGISGKLRPGIVHRLDKDTTGCIVIAKSQEALVRLQGQIQKRIASREYLAVVHGVPGGDSGTIVGAIGRHPADRKKYAVVNDDSGRYACTHWTLQERLGDYSLLRFKLDTGRTHQIRVHCAHMNHPVVGDPTYSRCRKLPMELPGQALHAFQLGLDHPISGERMAFQAPLPPVMERLLGALRRRIG; encoded by the coding sequence ATGAGCCCCACCTGGAAGCGACTCCCGCTGCCGGAGGAGACCTTCAGCGCGTCCTTCGGTGAGGGGGAGGGTGAACTGCTCACCCTCGTTTATCCCAAGCCGCTGCCGATGCGGTTGGACCGCTGGCTGGTGAGTCAGCGCACCGAGCAGAGCCGGGCCCGGATCCAGAAATTCATTGATGCCGGCTATGTGCGGGTGAACGGCAAGACCGGCAAAGCCAAAACCCCCCTGCGCCAGGGCGATGAGGTGCAGCTCTGGATGCCTCCACCGGAGCCGTTGCCCTACCTCAAGCCGGAACCGATGGCGTTGGACGTCCTGTTCGAGGACGAGCATCTGATCGTGATCAACAAGCCCGCCGGCCTCACGGTGCATCCAGCCCCCGGCAACAAAGACGGCACGCTGGTGAACGGCCTGCTACACCACTGCCCTGATCTGCCGGGGATCAGCGGCAAGCTGCGCCCCGGCATTGTTCACCGGTTGGACAAAGACACCACCGGCTGCATCGTGATTGCCAAATCCCAGGAGGCGCTGGTGCGGCTGCAGGGGCAGATCCAGAAGCGGATCGCATCACGGGAATATCTGGCGGTGGTTCACGGCGTACCTGGTGGTGACAGCGGCACGATCGTGGGTGCCATCGGCCGCCATCCCGCTGATCGCAAAAAGTACGCCGTTGTCAACGATGACTCCGGCCGTTACGCCTGCACCCATTGGACGTTGCAGGAACGGCTCGGTGATTACTCGTTGCTGCGTTTCAAGCTGGATACCGGTCGCACCCATCAGATCCGGGTGCACTGTGCCCATATGAACCATCCGGTGGTGGGTGACCCCACCTACAGCCGCTGCCGCAAACTGCCGATGGAGCTGCCAGGGCAGGCCCTCCATGCTTTTCAGCTTGGCCTGGATCATCCGATCAGCGGGGAACGGATGGCTTTTCAGGCGCCGTTACCGCCGGTGATGGAGCGGTTGCTGGGGGCATTGCGGCGGCGAATCGGTTGA
- a CDS encoding phosphoglycerate kinase has translation MAKRSLASLNAGDLSGKRVLVRVDFNVPLNDAGAITDDTRIRAALPTINDLIGKSAKVILSAHFGRPKGQVNDAMRLTPVAARLSELLGKPVAKTDSCIGPDAEAKVNAMADGDVVLLENVRFFAEEEKNEARFAEKLAGLAEVYVNDAFGAAHRAHASTEGVTKFLKPAVAGFLMEKELQYLQGAVDEPKRPLAAIVGGSKVSSKIGVLEALIDKCDKVLIGGGMIFTFYKARGLSVGKSLVEEDKLELAKELEAKAKAKGVELLLPTDVVLADNFAHDANSQVADVTAIPDGWMGLDIGPDAVKVFQDALADCQTVIWNGPMGVFEFEKFATGTNAIATTLAELSGKGCCTIIGGGDSVAAVEKAGLAAKMSHISTGGGASLELLEGKVLPGVAALNDAA, from the coding sequence ATGGCGAAGCGTTCCCTGGCCAGCCTTAACGCCGGCGACCTGAGCGGCAAACGCGTTCTCGTGCGGGTTGATTTCAACGTGCCCCTGAACGACGCCGGTGCGATCACCGACGACACCCGCATCCGCGCCGCCCTGCCCACGATCAACGACCTGATCGGCAAGAGCGCCAAGGTGATCCTGTCGGCTCACTTCGGCCGCCCCAAGGGTCAGGTGAACGACGCCATGCGCCTCACCCCCGTGGCCGCTCGCCTGAGCGAACTGCTGGGTAAGCCCGTAGCCAAGACCGACAGCTGCATCGGCCCCGATGCCGAAGCCAAAGTGAACGCCATGGCCGATGGCGATGTGGTGCTGCTGGAGAACGTGCGCTTCTTTGCTGAGGAAGAGAAGAACGAAGCCAGGTTCGCCGAGAAGCTTGCGGGCTTGGCTGAGGTTTACGTGAACGATGCCTTCGGCGCCGCCCACCGGGCACACGCCTCTACCGAGGGCGTGACCAAGTTCCTCAAGCCCGCTGTCGCCGGCTTCCTGATGGAGAAGGAACTTCAGTATCTGCAGGGTGCCGTGGATGAGCCCAAGCGTCCCCTGGCCGCCATCGTCGGTGGCTCCAAGGTGAGCTCTAAAATCGGCGTGCTCGAGGCACTGATCGACAAGTGCGACAAGGTGCTGATCGGCGGCGGCATGATCTTCACCTTCTACAAGGCCCGCGGCCTCTCGGTGGGCAAGAGCCTGGTGGAAGAGGACAAGCTGGAACTGGCCAAGGAGCTGGAAGCCAAGGCCAAGGCCAAGGGCGTTGAGCTGCTGCTGCCCACCGATGTGGTGCTGGCCGACAACTTCGCCCATGATGCCAACAGCCAGGTGGCTGATGTCACCGCCATCCCCGACGGCTGGATGGGTCTGGACATCGGTCCAGATGCGGTGAAGGTGTTCCAGGACGCCCTTGCCGATTGTCAGACCGTGATCTGGAACGGCCCCATGGGTGTGTTCGAATTCGAGAAGTTCGCCACCGGCACCAACGCCATCGCCACTACCCTGGCGGAGCTCAGCGGCAAGGGCTGCTGCACGATCATCGGCGGTGGTGACTCCGTAGCAGCTGTGGAGAAGGCCGGTCTGGCCGCGAAGATGTCCCACATCTCCACCGGCGGCGGCGCCAGCCTCGAACTGCTGGAAGGCAAGGTGCTGCCTGGAGTTGCAGCCCTCAACGACGCCGCCTGA
- a CDS encoding quinone-dependent dihydroorotate dehydrogenase — protein sequence MPPSPLSSGAFYQRWLGPVLANDEGLDAEQLSRTALTALGQASLRRQWPLVSTVLEGLAGDLQRRDLRLEQVLFGCRFPNPVGLAAGFDKNGVAAGLWDRFGFGFAEVGTVTWHGQPGNPRPRLFRLAQEQAALNRMGFNNDGAQALRRTLERQRLDPPGRRPAVLGINVGKSKVTALEQAPEDYASSLELLAPLADYAVINVSSPNTPGLRDLQDSSQLRRLVERLRRLPACPPLLVKIAPDLEDEAIDGIARVAFEEGLAGVIAVNTSLDRLGLEQRRLLQTGRTLAEEAGGLSGAPLRLRALEVIRRLRASAGPALTLVGVGGIDSAEIAWERITAGATLIQLYTGWIFQGPDLVPRILEGLQLQLDRYGLRNISEAVGSGLPWLPGSEDAES from the coding sequence ATGCCGCCATCCCCTCTCAGCAGCGGCGCGTTCTATCAGCGTTGGCTGGGGCCTGTGCTCGCCAATGACGAGGGGCTCGATGCTGAACAGCTGTCCCGCACAGCACTGACTGCCTTAGGACAAGCGTCGCTGCGGCGCCAGTGGCCGCTGGTCTCCACGGTGCTGGAGGGCCTGGCCGGTGATCTGCAGCGCCGTGATTTGCGGCTCGAGCAGGTGTTGTTCGGTTGCCGCTTCCCCAACCCAGTGGGTCTTGCGGCTGGTTTCGACAAGAACGGGGTGGCGGCAGGGCTGTGGGATCGCTTTGGCTTTGGTTTCGCGGAGGTGGGCACGGTCACCTGGCATGGCCAGCCCGGCAATCCCCGACCCCGGTTGTTTCGCCTGGCTCAGGAACAGGCAGCTCTCAATCGGATGGGGTTCAACAACGATGGAGCCCAGGCGTTGCGTAGAACCCTGGAACGTCAACGGCTGGATCCCCCCGGTCGTCGCCCGGCAGTCCTGGGAATCAACGTCGGTAAATCCAAGGTCACCGCGTTGGAACAGGCCCCTGAGGATTACGCCTCTTCGCTGGAGCTATTGGCCCCTTTAGCGGATTACGCCGTGATCAATGTGAGTTCTCCCAATACCCCTGGGCTGAGGGATCTGCAGGATTCCAGCCAGTTGCGGCGGCTGGTGGAGCGGCTGCGTCGCTTGCCTGCCTGTCCACCGTTGCTGGTGAAGATCGCACCGGATCTTGAGGATGAGGCGATTGATGGCATTGCCCGGGTGGCCTTCGAGGAGGGTCTGGCCGGGGTGATTGCTGTGAACACCAGCCTGGATCGCCTGGGATTGGAGCAGCGTCGGTTGTTGCAGACCGGCCGAACCCTGGCGGAGGAGGCGGGTGGGCTCAGTGGTGCGCCCCTGCGGCTAAGGGCACTGGAGGTGATCCGCAGGTTGCGGGCCAGTGCCGGTCCGGCGTTAACGCTTGTCGGAGTTGGAGGCATTGATTCGGCAGAGATCGCCTGGGAGAGGATCACCGCCGGAGCCACGTTGATTCAGCTCTACACCGGCTGGATTTTCCAGGGTCCGGATCTGGTGCCTCGCATCCTTGAAGGGCTTCAGCTGCAGTTGGACCGCTATGGCTTGCGAAACATCTCAGAAGCGGTGGGCAGTGGCTTGCCCTGGCTGCCCGGTTCAGAGGATGCTGAAAGCTGA
- the ylqF gene encoding ribosome biogenesis GTPase YlqF → MSTPAIQWYPGHIAKAEQQLSRHLDKVDLVIEVRDARIPLATGHPHLDRWLKGKQHLLVINRRDMVTPAAREAWEAWFKGRGQRTVWCDAKAGTGVKQVQQAAIRAGDHLNERRRNRGMRPRPVRALTLGFPNVGKSALINRLVKQKVVASARRAGVTRTLRWVRLGQDLDLLDAPGVLPPRLDDQQAALHLALCDDIGQAAYDGELVAQAFLQLLIDLQQQQASGVAIAVLESRYGIPVQGETADPPYWLEAAAQRHTSGDTARMAQRLLDDFRKSALGSIALELPE, encoded by the coding sequence ATGAGCACACCGGCAATTCAGTGGTATCCCGGTCACATCGCCAAGGCGGAGCAGCAGCTCAGTCGCCATCTCGACAAGGTGGATCTGGTGATCGAAGTGCGCGATGCCCGGATTCCCCTGGCCACCGGGCACCCCCACCTGGACCGTTGGCTGAAGGGAAAGCAGCACCTGCTGGTGATCAACCGGCGCGACATGGTGACGCCCGCGGCTCGGGAGGCCTGGGAGGCCTGGTTCAAAGGGCGCGGCCAGCGCACGGTGTGGTGCGATGCCAAGGCGGGCACTGGTGTGAAGCAGGTGCAGCAGGCGGCGATTCGGGCCGGCGATCACTTGAATGAACGGAGGCGCAACCGTGGCATGCGGCCCCGGCCTGTGCGGGCCCTCACGCTGGGCTTCCCCAACGTGGGCAAGTCCGCGCTGATCAATCGCCTGGTGAAGCAGAAGGTGGTGGCCAGTGCCCGGCGGGCTGGTGTGACCCGCACGTTGCGTTGGGTGCGGCTTGGGCAGGACCTCGATTTGCTGGATGCTCCCGGGGTGTTGCCGCCCCGACTGGATGATCAGCAGGCGGCTCTTCATCTGGCTCTCTGCGACGACATTGGCCAGGCCGCCTATGACGGCGAGCTGGTGGCCCAGGCCTTCCTGCAATTGCTGATTGACCTTCAGCAGCAGCAGGCCTCAGGCGTGGCCATCGCTGTGCTGGAAAGCCGCTACGGCATTCCCGTGCAGGGGGAGACAGCGGATCCCCCCTATTGGCTTGAGGCGGCGGCGCAGCGCCACACCTCTGGCGACACGGCCCGGATGGCCCAGCGCCTGTTGGATGACTTCCGCAAATCCGCCCTTGGCAGCATTGCACTGGAGCTGCCGGAATGA
- a CDS encoding threonine-phosphate decarboxylase, which yields MDVEHRHGGNRASIAERLGCRPSDLLDASASLVPWTPRLPRLSRSIIRDYPDRSHNQLRCDLARLHGVPSELLLVGNGAAELFTWAARDAASSGLSLVPSPGFADYSRALGCWDGSWIRHQLPLSWSGDRPQPFPSPAEAEVLWICNPHNPTGQLWSRAFLEPLLKRFRLVICDEAFLPLVPAGEQQSLIPLVAKTGNLVVIRSLTKLYGIAGLRLGYAVAQPERLQRWAQWRDPWPVNGIAMAVGQRLLGSPRRHQRWCRQTQAWVAREGAWMQQQLALLPGITPMPSAVNYLLIRANRSLLPLRQALELHHRILLRDCRSFEGLGENWLRIGLQSRRNNRCIVSAMRKELSRAPLA from the coding sequence ATGGACGTCGAGCACCGTCACGGCGGCAACCGAGCTTCGATCGCCGAGCGCCTCGGCTGCCGACCCTCTGATCTGCTGGATGCCAGTGCGTCGCTCGTGCCCTGGACCCCGCGTCTGCCTCGCCTCAGCCGATCGATTATCCGTGACTATCCAGATCGCAGTCATAACCAGCTGCGATGCGACCTGGCGCGGCTGCATGGTGTTCCCTCCGAGCTGTTGCTGGTGGGGAACGGGGCGGCGGAACTGTTCACCTGGGCGGCGCGAGATGCGGCCAGTTCAGGCCTGAGCTTGGTGCCATCGCCAGGGTTCGCCGATTACAGCCGAGCCCTGGGTTGTTGGGATGGGTCCTGGATCCGTCACCAGCTGCCGCTCTCCTGGAGTGGTGATCGTCCTCAACCCTTTCCATCGCCTGCTGAGGCTGAGGTGTTGTGGATCTGCAACCCCCACAACCCCACAGGTCAGCTCTGGAGTCGGGCATTTCTGGAACCGTTGCTGAAGCGGTTTCGTCTGGTGATCTGCGATGAAGCCTTTCTGCCGCTGGTGCCCGCGGGCGAGCAGCAGTCGTTGATTCCGTTGGTGGCCAAGACCGGAAATCTGGTGGTGATCCGCAGCCTCACCAAGCTCTATGGCATTGCCGGGTTGCGGCTCGGGTATGCCGTTGCACAGCCCGAACGCCTGCAGCGCTGGGCTCAGTGGCGCGATCCCTGGCCTGTGAATGGCATTGCCATGGCCGTTGGCCAACGCTTGTTGGGATCCCCCCGTCGCCATCAGCGCTGGTGTCGGCAAACGCAGGCTTGGGTGGCGCGGGAAGGAGCCTGGATGCAGCAGCAGCTTGCGTTGCTGCCTGGCATCACCCCCATGCCATCAGCAGTGAATTACCTGCTGATTCGGGCGAACCGATCCCTGCTGCCCCTGCGCCAAGCGCTGGAGCTGCACCACAGGATCCTTCTGCGTGATTGCCGTTCGTTTGAAGGGCTGGGAGAGAACTGGCTCCGGATCGGTCTGCAGTCACGGCGGAACAATCGCTGCATCGTCAGCGCGATGCGCAAGGAGCTGAGCCGTGCGCCACTGGCTTGA